A part of Arachis hypogaea cultivar Tifrunner chromosome 12, arahy.Tifrunner.gnm2.J5K5, whole genome shotgun sequence genomic DNA contains:
- the LOC112727716 gene encoding single-stranded DNA-binding protein, mitochondrial isoform X2 — protein MNSLGVRLAKHLRISSLSSSSHVGMTRTGTQWYSTLLTESDNDEGLNDRVNDDRKNEELDDEFDDFLGSKPDLELQGVDPKRGWGFRGVHKAIICGKVGQVPVQKILRNGKNVTIFTVGTGGMSDQRITREVDMPRPAQWHRIAVHNHILGAYAVQQLFKNSSVYVEGDIETRVYNDSINGEVKSIPEICVRRDGKLRLIKGGESIDTNSLDELREGLF, from the exons ATGAATTCGCTGGGTGTTAGACTTGCGAAGCATCTTCGTATCTCTTCTCTGAGCTCCTCTTCCCATG TTGGAATGACGAGGACGGGAACACAGTGGTACTCAACATTGTTAACTGAAAGTGACAATGATGAGGGCTTAAATGATAGGGTTAATGATGATCGAAAGAACGAAGAACTggatgatgaatttgatgattttcttgGTAGCAAGCCCGATCTTGAACTGCAGGGTGTGGATCCAAAGAGGGGTTGGGGATTTCGGGGAGTGCACAAG GCAATAATATGTGGAAAAGTTGGCCAAGTCCCTGTACAAAAGATATTGAGGAATGGGAAGAATGTAACGATCTTTACGGTTGGGACTGGGGGAATGTCTGACCAGAGAATCACGAGAGAAGTGGATATGCCAAGACCTGCTCAATGGCATCGCATTGCTGTGCATAATCACATCCTTGGGGCCTATGCAGTACAACAACTTTTTAAAAA CTCTTCAGTTTATGTTGAGGGTGACATTGAGACTAGAGTTTATAATGATAGCATCAATGGTGAAGTCAAAAGCATTCCTGAGATATGTGTACGTCGTGATG GGAAACTTCGTCTCATAAAGGGAGGAGAGAGCATTGATACAAATTCATTGGATGAATTGC GAGAAGGGTTGTTTTAG
- the LOC112727716 gene encoding single-stranded DNA-binding protein, mitochondrial isoform X1: MNSLGVRLAKHLRISSLSSSSHAVGMTRTGTQWYSTLLTESDNDEGLNDRVNDDRKNEELDDEFDDFLGSKPDLELQGVDPKRGWGFRGVHKAIICGKVGQVPVQKILRNGKNVTIFTVGTGGMSDQRITREVDMPRPAQWHRIAVHNHILGAYAVQQLFKNSSVYVEGDIETRVYNDSINGEVKSIPEICVRRDGKLRLIKGGESIDTNSLDELREGLF; encoded by the exons ATGAATTCGCTGGGTGTTAGACTTGCGAAGCATCTTCGTATCTCTTCTCTGAGCTCCTCTTCCCATG CAGTTGGAATGACGAGGACGGGAACACAGTGGTACTCAACATTGTTAACTGAAAGTGACAATGATGAGGGCTTAAATGATAGGGTTAATGATGATCGAAAGAACGAAGAACTggatgatgaatttgatgattttcttgGTAGCAAGCCCGATCTTGAACTGCAGGGTGTGGATCCAAAGAGGGGTTGGGGATTTCGGGGAGTGCACAAG GCAATAATATGTGGAAAAGTTGGCCAAGTCCCTGTACAAAAGATATTGAGGAATGGGAAGAATGTAACGATCTTTACGGTTGGGACTGGGGGAATGTCTGACCAGAGAATCACGAGAGAAGTGGATATGCCAAGACCTGCTCAATGGCATCGCATTGCTGTGCATAATCACATCCTTGGGGCCTATGCAGTACAACAACTTTTTAAAAA CTCTTCAGTTTATGTTGAGGGTGACATTGAGACTAGAGTTTATAATGATAGCATCAATGGTGAAGTCAAAAGCATTCCTGAGATATGTGTACGTCGTGATG GGAAACTTCGTCTCATAAAGGGAGGAGAGAGCATTGATACAAATTCATTGGATGAATTGC GAGAAGGGTTGTTTTAG